In a single window of the Acyrthosiphon pisum isolate AL4f chromosome X, pea_aphid_22Mar2018_4r6ur, whole genome shotgun sequence genome:
- the LOC103307656 gene encoding zinc finger protein 271-like has protein sequence MEKTLYQCDVCNKSFSKSTDLTIHRRMHTGEKPFPCDVCEKSFSKSGNLTAHRRTHTGEKPYACDVCEKSFSESGSLTKHKRTHTGEKPYACDVCEKSFSTSSNLTTHRRTHTGEKPYACDVCEKSFSESSHLTRHKRTHTGEKPYACDVCEKLFSASTDLTIHRRMHTGEKPFPCDVCEKSFSESGSLTKHKRTHTGEKPYACDVCEKSFSTSSNLTIHRRMHTGEKPFPCDVCEKSFSQSGNLTRHKRTHTGEKPYACDVCENSFSESSHLTKHKRTHTGENLYGCDVCEKSFSESGSLTKHKRTHTGEKPYACDVCEKSFSQSGTLTKHRRTHTGEKPYACDVCEKSFSTSTDLTIHRRMHTGEKPFPCDVCEKSFSKSGNLTAHRRTHTGEKPYACDVCEKSFSEIGSLTKHKRTHTGEKPYKCDVCEKSFSTSSNLTTHRRTHTGEKPYACDVCEKSFSESSHLTRHKRTHTGEKPYACDVCENSFSESSHLTKHKRSHTGENLYGCDVCEKSFSQSGNLTRHKRTHMAH, from the coding sequence ATGGAGAAGACACTTTATCAGTGCGATGTCTGTAACAAGTCGTTCTCTAAAAGTACCGATTTGACGATACATCGACGCatgcacactggagaaaaaccgttccCTTGTGATGTATGTGAAAAGTCGTTCTCTAAAAGTGGTAATTTGACAGcacatcgacgcacacacactggagaaaaaccgtacgcttgtgatgtatgcgaaaagtcgtTTTCTGAAAGTGGTAGTTTGACGAAACACAAGCGGACTCACACcggagaaaaaccgtacgcgtgtgatgtatgcgaaaagtcgtTTTCTACAAGTAGCAATTTGACAAcacatcgacgcacacacactggagAAAAGCCGTACGCTTGCGATGTATGCGAGAAGTCGTTCTCCGAAAGTAGCCATTTGACGAGACACAAGCGGACTCACACTGGAGAAAAGCCGTACGCTTGCGATGTATGCGAGAAGTTGTTCTCCGCAAGTACCGATTTGACGATACATCGACGCatgcacactggagaaaaaccgttcccttgtgatgtatgcgaaaagtcgtTTTCTGAAAGTGGTAGTTTGACGAAACACAAGCGGACTCACACcggagaaaaaccgtacgcgtgtgatgtatgcgaaaagtcgtTCTCTACAAGTAGCAATTTGACGATACATCGACGCatgcacactggagaaaaacccttcccttgtgatgtatgcgaaaagtcgtTCTCTCAAAGTGGCAATTTGACGAGACACAAGCGGActcacactggagaaaaaccgtacgcgtgtgATGTATGTGAAAATTCATTCTCCGAAAGTAGCCATTTGACGAAACACAAGCGGACTCACACTGGAGAAAACTTGTACGGGTGCGATGTATGTGAAAAGTCGTTCTCTGAAAGTGGCAGTTTGACGAAACACAAGCGGActcacactggagaaaaaccgtacgcgtgcgatgtatgtGAAAAGTCGTTCTCTCAAAGTGGCACTTTGACGAAacatcgacgcacgcacactggAGAAAAGCCGTACGCTTGCGATGTATGCGAGAAGTCGTTCTCCACAAGTACCGATTTGACGATACATCGACGCatgcacactggagaaaaaccgttccCTTGTGATGTATGTGAAAAGTCGTTCTCTAAAAGTGGCAATTTGACAGcacatcgacgcacacacactggagaaaaaccgtacgcttgtgatgtatgcgaaaagtcgtTTTCTGAAATTGGTAGTTTGACGAAACACAAGCGGACTCACACCGGAGAAAAACCGTACAAgtgtgatgtatgcgaaaagtcgtTCTCTACAAGTAGCAATTTGACAAcacatcgacgcacacacactggagAAAAGCCGTACGCTTGCGATGTATGCGAGAAGTCGTTCTCCGAAAGTAGCCATTTGACGAGACACAAGCGGActcacactggagaaaaaccgtacgcgtgtgATGTATGTGAAAATTCATTCTCCGAAAGTAGCCATTTGACGAAACACAAGCGGTCTCACACTGGAGAAAACTTGTACGGGTGCGATGTATGTGAAAAGTCGTTCTCTCAAAGTGGCAATTTGACAAGACATAAGCGTACGCACATGGCACACTGA
- the LOC100575374 gene encoding leucine-rich repeat-containing protein 51-like → MNNSSQNVPKIQHFDPKFLQDIKIGKPLDYSSKNLRTLDKLINETPLSARVHGVPVRGVNKRFICGAIWLNNNYLTSLQGLSKSVEELLELPAYLIWIDISYNEFKNIGQEFLHFKNLRILYMHGNHINDILDIVKLKSLLKLRTLTLHGNPISRLVNYRSLVLFYLPQIKSLDFSLITRQERSVTSPIACSTVNKIN, encoded by the exons ATGAACAATTCAAGTCAAAACGTGCCAAAAATTCAACACTTTGATCCTAAGTTTTTACAAGACATTAAAATAGGGAAACCTTTGGATTATTCGTCCAAAAACCTCAGGACGCTTGACA AACTAATAAACGAGACACCGTTGTCGGCCAGAGTCCACGGAGTTCCCGTCAGAGGCGTCAACAAGAGGTTCATCTGTGGGGCCATTTggttgaataataactatttgaCAAGCTTGCAGGGCTTGAGCAAATCTGTCGAAGAGCTGCTCGAATTGCCGGCGTATTTGATTTGGATTGACATTTCTTATAATGAGTTTAAAAACATTGGACAG gaaTTTCTTCACTTTAAAAATTTGAGGATACTGTACATGCACGGAAACCATATAAATGACATTTTGgacattgtaaaactaaaatcaCTTTTAAAACTACGAACATTAACTCTACACGGAAATCCGATATCCCGGCTAGTTAATTATCGTTCTCTTGTATTGTTTTACCTTCCGCAGATTAAAAGTTTAGACTTTTCATTAATCACTCGTCAGGAGAGAAGTGTTACTTCACCAATAGCCTGTAGCACagtgaacaaaattaattag